In Aliamphritea ceti, a single window of DNA contains:
- a CDS encoding TrlF family AAA-like ATPase codes for MFTKARFFKCALQVNPAGYIKYRGQQQTITEDEYNQNLLAASLEAGIEVIGLADHGSVDGVDKIRNLFVENGIVVFPGFEIASSEKIHFVCLFDENRTSQELERILGRLDLLDPEDGILPTNLTAIQLIDKVNEIGGFIFAAHCINDDGVLSRKMNHVWKHEGLMAAQIPGDKSIEDLKGIENDFYRKVFLNKDPNYKREREMAAINSSDVAKPEDIKASGASCLIKMTNPCFASFKQAFLDAGSRVRLNSDKPESYASAIERIRFVGGYLDSVDIELSDHLNAVIGGRGTGKSTLLECIRYAFGLEPKTPNAIKQHKSVIDTNLGKERGLVEITLRSSVMHGRRFKVSRKHGSDPVVVDSQGNISPYLPTDLLPGIELYGQNEIYEMTRDEQSRNQLIERFLEGEHEKFDADIADVLAKLKDNRESIERVLGQKDDIEAEVERLPKLLDQAKQYQALGIDEKLELIPKLEKEKQLNDQIGKDVASVQLAIDALKNSLPDTLYLSDTNFDGLPHAELLKQQREVLNALKTGVQQTLVQLEQLTLNANQQLLPVKQSLSEKQQLEEQKLELAFKDIPASQGKTGRQIGAEYQTLLKQIEQIRPKQTTLQDRQTQIDELYNSRKKLLLELEQHTSARASSITKSVKRLTRKLEQKVRLTLQPEGGRQELVNFLTECNLEGVGPKRLAWVLEGNFSPSSLASTIRQGESELGRKFGISGTVVSALIRLPEVKIMEMEELQLPDTMAIELNVTHGEREAVFRSIDELSTGQQCTAVLHLLLLDNQDPLILDQPEDNLDNAFIAERIVAELRRAKLSRQFLFATHNANIPVFGDAEWIGVLSVEDNKGLILPEQQGAIDVPNVQALAADILEGGKSAFNQRREKYGFV; via the coding sequence ATGTTTACCAAAGCTCGTTTCTTTAAATGTGCATTGCAGGTAAATCCGGCAGGATACATAAAATATCGTGGGCAACAGCAGACCATCACGGAAGATGAATATAACCAAAATCTGCTTGCGGCATCACTGGAAGCGGGCATAGAGGTCATTGGATTAGCTGATCATGGTTCAGTAGATGGTGTTGATAAAATCCGCAATCTTTTTGTTGAGAATGGGATTGTTGTTTTCCCCGGCTTTGAAATTGCGTCAAGTGAGAAAATTCACTTTGTTTGTCTGTTTGATGAAAACAGAACTTCGCAAGAACTTGAACGGATTTTGGGGCGTCTAGATTTACTTGATCCAGAGGATGGTATTTTGCCGACCAACCTCACAGCAATTCAGCTGATTGATAAAGTGAATGAGATAGGTGGATTTATCTTTGCAGCACACTGCATAAATGATGATGGTGTGCTCAGTCGAAAGATGAACCATGTATGGAAACATGAAGGGTTGATGGCAGCTCAGATACCAGGCGACAAGTCGATTGAAGATCTTAAAGGAATAGAGAATGATTTCTACCGTAAGGTCTTCCTCAACAAAGATCCTAACTATAAGCGCGAGCGCGAAATGGCTGCTATTAACTCCTCAGACGTTGCAAAACCAGAGGATATCAAAGCATCGGGTGCTTCTTGTTTGATTAAAATGACCAACCCTTGCTTTGCTTCCTTTAAGCAAGCCTTTTTAGATGCAGGTTCGAGGGTTCGTTTGAACTCAGATAAGCCAGAAAGCTATGCTTCGGCAATTGAGCGTATTCGATTTGTTGGTGGCTATCTGGATAGCGTCGATATTGAACTATCGGACCATCTCAATGCTGTGATTGGTGGTCGTGGAACTGGTAAGTCAACCTTGTTGGAATGTATTCGCTATGCTTTCGGATTAGAACCTAAAACACCTAACGCAATCAAACAGCACAAAAGTGTCATTGATACTAACCTTGGGAAAGAACGAGGTTTAGTTGAAATTACGTTGCGTTCATCAGTTATGCACGGTCGCAGATTCAAAGTAAGCCGAAAACACGGTAGTGATCCGGTAGTGGTTGACTCCCAAGGAAATATATCCCCCTATCTTCCGACGGATCTTTTGCCTGGTATAGAGCTTTACGGGCAAAACGAAATCTATGAAATGACACGAGATGAACAAAGTCGTAATCAGCTCATCGAACGTTTTCTTGAGGGCGAACATGAAAAGTTTGATGCAGATATCGCTGACGTTTTAGCAAAGTTAAAAGATAATCGAGAATCCATCGAGCGAGTCCTAGGTCAGAAAGATGACATTGAAGCAGAGGTCGAGCGCTTACCTAAGTTATTGGATCAGGCAAAACAGTATCAAGCATTAGGTATAGATGAAAAGCTGGAGCTTATTCCTAAACTTGAAAAAGAAAAACAGTTGAATGATCAGATTGGTAAGGATGTTGCAAGCGTCCAGCTGGCTATCGATGCGCTCAAAAACAGTTTGCCAGATACTTTGTATTTAAGTGATACCAATTTTGATGGCTTACCTCATGCTGAGCTCTTGAAGCAGCAGCGTGAAGTTTTGAATGCCCTGAAAACGGGCGTTCAACAGACATTAGTACAGTTAGAACAGCTAACTTTAAATGCAAATCAACAGTTGTTACCGGTCAAGCAATCTTTATCAGAAAAGCAGCAACTTGAAGAGCAAAAACTTGAGTTGGCTTTTAAGGATATACCTGCAAGCCAGGGTAAAACTGGCCGACAAATTGGTGCTGAATATCAGACTCTGTTAAAACAAATTGAGCAGATACGCCCTAAACAAACCACCTTGCAAGATCGCCAGACACAAATTGACGAATTGTACAACTCGCGAAAGAAGCTGCTTCTGGAGTTAGAACAACACACAAGTGCGCGTGCGAGTAGTATTACTAAATCTGTTAAAAGGTTAACAAGAAAACTGGAGCAGAAGGTACGGCTTACACTACAGCCAGAAGGTGGCCGCCAAGAACTTGTGAATTTTCTGACTGAGTGCAATTTAGAGGGGGTTGGGCCTAAACGTCTCGCCTGGGTATTAGAAGGTAACTTCTCTCCAAGCAGTTTAGCCTCGACTATCCGTCAAGGAGAGTCGGAGCTAGGACGAAAGTTTGGCATATCAGGAACTGTTGTTTCAGCTTTAATTCGTCTTCCAGAAGTAAAAATAATGGAAATGGAAGAATTGCAGTTACCGGATACCATGGCGATTGAGTTAAATGTGACTCATGGAGAACGAGAAGCTGTATTTAGGTCAATTGATGAATTATCGACGGGACAGCAGTGTACTGCTGTTTTGCACTTATTGCTGTTGGATAATCAAGACCCATTAATCCTTGATCAACCTGAAGATAATTTGGATAACGCATTTATAGCTGAGAGGATAGTCGCAGAACTACGTAGGGCTAAACTGAGTCGTCAGTTTCTATTTGCAACACATAATGCCAATATTCCGGTTTTCGGTGATGCTGAATGGATTGGCGTTTTGAGCGTAGAAGATAATAAAGGGCTAATTCTTCCAGAACAACAAGGTGCGATCGATGTTCCCAATGTTCAGGCTTTAGCCGCAGATATATTAGAGGGCGGGAAAAGTGCATTCAATCAGCGTCGTGAGAAATATGGATTCGTGTAA
- the mobH gene encoding MobH family relaxase: MFKNLFFQTKALPELSSQLDAEIPRYPPFLKGLPAASPEDLQSTQDELIAKLRQVLGFNLRDFQRLIQPCIDHLASYVHLLPASEHHHHSGAGGLLRHSLEVAFWAAQAAEGIIFVASGTPVEKKELEPRWRVAAALGGLFHDIGKPVSDLSITDEDGRYQWNPFLETLSQWTTNNSIERYFIRWRDGRCKRHEQFSILVLNRVMTPELLAWLTQPGPEILQAMLEAIGNTDPEHVLSKLVIEADQTSVQRDLKAQRISVDDNALGVPVERYLLDAMRRLLASSQWLVNQRDARVWLRKSNQSTNLYLAWKSAAKDIIELLAKDKIPGIPRDPDTLADILIERGLATKSASNERYESLAPEVLIKDDKPIWLPMLHISEADLLFSSNVPSSVRLFSKSEWEATQQTQVEPQRRSSEHPDLPEASSSIEHGNSSESPSTNSSEQDDELRLASDVNNPQANENAPGDGCEKPNNSYDGAISNNVNQHDAEALNLPESLAWLPEASSVLVMVGEQILIHYPDAVRPWCAPRKLLAELSRLDWLELDPANPTRKARTVTTNDGVQEQGLLLKVSISKGLIALIDLSKQDAESVEPIQNEEASQRPSRTETANAQAKEPATRAERKQKPIAPNANSSTDPKHAQRQQMVSFVKDLPILLTDGDYPDVDHSADGIRVTIQTLRQVANAHGIPAGQLLRGISASDQCQFDEGETVLFTAHAKR, encoded by the coding sequence ATGTTCAAAAACCTATTTTTTCAAACCAAAGCACTACCAGAGCTGTCATCTCAACTCGATGCGGAAATTCCACGCTACCCGCCATTCCTGAAGGGGTTGCCAGCTGCGTCCCCCGAGGATTTGCAGTCCACACAAGACGAGCTAATTGCCAAACTGCGCCAGGTACTTGGCTTTAACCTGCGTGACTTTCAAAGGCTGATTCAGCCCTGCATTGATCATCTGGCGTCCTATGTTCACTTGTTGCCAGCTTCTGAGCATCATCATCACAGTGGTGCTGGTGGTTTATTACGTCATTCGTTGGAAGTTGCTTTCTGGGCGGCACAAGCTGCTGAAGGGATCATCTTTGTTGCCAGTGGCACACCGGTTGAGAAAAAAGAGCTAGAGCCAAGGTGGCGTGTTGCAGCGGCTCTTGGCGGTTTGTTCCATGATATTGGTAAGCCAGTTTCAGACTTGTCCATCACAGACGAAGATGGACGCTATCAGTGGAACCCTTTTTTAGAAACCTTATCCCAGTGGACCACAAATAACAGCATTGAACGCTATTTCATTCGCTGGCGCGACGGACGGTGCAAGCGGCACGAGCAATTTTCAATTCTAGTGTTAAACCGGGTGATGACACCTGAGTTGCTCGCCTGGTTAACCCAGCCGGGTCCTGAAATTTTGCAAGCCATGCTGGAGGCAATTGGCAATACCGATCCCGAGCATGTCCTGTCTAAATTGGTTATTGAAGCTGACCAAACCAGTGTCCAGCGAGACCTGAAAGCTCAACGAATTTCCGTTGACGACAATGCCCTTGGTGTCCCAGTCGAACGCTATCTACTTGATGCCATGAGGCGATTACTTGCCAGTTCCCAGTGGCTGGTCAATCAGCGAGACGCCAGAGTCTGGTTACGAAAATCGAATCAATCAACCAATCTTTACCTGGCTTGGAAAAGCGCGGCTAAGGACATCATTGAGCTGTTGGCCAAAGACAAGATACCGGGCATCCCAAGAGATCCCGATACCCTTGCGGACATCCTTATTGAGCGAGGATTGGCCACTAAATCCGCCTCAAATGAGCGATACGAAAGCCTTGCCCCTGAAGTGCTGATCAAAGACGACAAGCCAATCTGGCTACCCATGCTGCATATATCTGAGGCCGATTTATTGTTCAGCTCGAATGTACCAAGTAGCGTGAGACTGTTTAGCAAATCTGAGTGGGAAGCAACACAGCAAACACAAGTAGAACCTCAGCGTCGTTCCAGTGAACATCCAGATTTGCCTGAAGCGTCATCATCAATCGAACACGGCAATTCGTCTGAGTCGCCATCGACAAACTCGTCCGAACAAGATGATGAACTTCGTCTTGCTAGTGATGTTAATAACCCCCAGGCAAATGAAAATGCTCCAGGTGATGGATGTGAAAAGCCTAACAACTCATATGATGGCGCTATCTCAAATAACGTAAATCAGCACGATGCAGAGGCATTGAATCTCCCTGAATCTTTGGCGTGGCTCCCAGAGGCCAGCAGTGTGTTGGTTATGGTTGGTGAACAGATACTGATCCACTATCCCGATGCCGTAAGACCTTGGTGTGCCCCCCGAAAACTGCTTGCTGAACTAAGTCGATTAGATTGGCTTGAACTAGATCCCGCAAACCCGACACGTAAGGCCAGAACTGTGACTACGAATGATGGCGTTCAGGAGCAAGGGTTACTGCTGAAAGTATCGATTTCTAAAGGGCTAATTGCACTGATTGACCTTTCCAAACAAGACGCAGAGTCAGTGGAACCAATTCAGAACGAAGAGGCTTCACAGCGTCCGAGTCGAACTGAGACAGCCAATGCCCAAGCAAAAGAGCCCGCCACAAGAGCGGAGCGTAAGCAAAAGCCGATTGCGCCCAATGCGAACTCAAGTACAGACCCCAAACACGCGCAGCGGCAACAGATGGTTAGTTTTGTGAAAGATTTGCCCATCTTACTGACCGATGGCGATTACCCAGACGTGGATCATAGTGCCGATGGTATTCGCGTCACGATTCAAACCTTACGCCAAGTCGCCAATGCACATGGCATTCCAGCCGGGCAGCTGCTTCGGGGGATCTCGGCCAGTGACCAATGCCAGTTTGATGAGGGGGAAACGGTTCTGTTTACCGCTCACGCTAAGCGTTAA
- the traD gene encoding conjugative transfer system coupling protein TraD (Members of this protein family are the putative conjugative coupling factor, TraD, as the term is used for the SXT and TOL plasmid systems.), translating into MKENAYEMPWRTNYETMAAAGWLVGATGAIAAEILTELPPEPFWWMTGISSGMALYRLPEAYRLYKLQKGLKGKPLAFMELSHLQKVMAKHPDELWLGYGFEWDQRHAQRAYEILKRDKQTLLNQGHGKQMGSTWIHGVEPKEEDVYQPVGHTEGHTLIVGTTGAGKTRCFDAMITQAILRNEAVIIIDPKGDKELKDNAQRACIAAGSPERFVYFHPGFPEHSVRLNPLRNFNRGTEIASRIAALIPSETGADPFKAFGQMALNNIVQGLLLTSQRPDLKTLRRFLEGGPEGLVVKAVTAWGEQVYPNFSVEIKRFTEKANTLAKQAMAMLLFYYERIQPVAANTDLEGLLSMFEHDRTHYSKMVASLMPVLNMLTSSELGPLLSPIANDVDDSRLITDSGRIINNAQVAYIGLDSLTDAMVGSAIGSLLLSDLTAVAGDRYNYGVENRPVNIFIDEAAEVVNDPFIQLLNKGRGAKMRCVIATQTFADFAARTGSEAKARQVLGNINNLIALRVMDAETQQYITDNLPKTRLQYIMQTQGMSSNSDSPALFTGNHGERLMEEEGDMFPPQLLGQLPNLEYIAKLSGGRVIKGRIPILTSSTQAA; encoded by the coding sequence ATGAAAGAAAACGCATACGAGATGCCCTGGCGCACGAACTATGAAACCATGGCAGCAGCAGGTTGGCTAGTTGGGGCAACTGGGGCAATTGCAGCAGAAATACTCACTGAGTTACCACCTGAGCCATTTTGGTGGATGACAGGGATTTCCTCGGGCATGGCGTTGTATCGCCTGCCTGAGGCTTACCGTCTTTATAAGTTGCAGAAGGGGCTAAAAGGCAAACCTTTGGCTTTTATGGAGCTTTCGCATTTACAAAAGGTGATGGCAAAACATCCTGATGAATTGTGGTTAGGTTATGGCTTTGAGTGGGACCAACGTCATGCTCAACGCGCTTATGAAATATTAAAGCGGGATAAGCAAACCTTGCTTAACCAAGGTCACGGCAAACAAATGGGTTCGACCTGGATTCATGGTGTTGAGCCCAAAGAAGAAGATGTGTACCAGCCAGTTGGTCACACTGAGGGGCACACCTTAATTGTCGGCACGACCGGTGCCGGGAAAACCCGATGCTTTGATGCGATGATCACTCAGGCCATTTTGCGTAATGAAGCCGTGATTATTATTGACCCTAAGGGAGACAAGGAACTTAAGGATAATGCACAGCGAGCCTGTATTGCCGCCGGTAGTCCTGAGCGCTTTGTGTATTTTCATCCGGGTTTTCCAGAGCATTCAGTACGTCTTAATCCCCTGAGAAACTTTAACCGGGGTACTGAAATTGCCAGCCGAATTGCGGCATTAATCCCCTCTGAAACCGGTGCTGATCCATTTAAAGCCTTTGGCCAAATGGCACTGAATAACATAGTGCAAGGTTTGTTGCTTACGTCACAACGTCCTGATCTGAAAACACTGAGGCGTTTTTTGGAAGGTGGCCCAGAAGGCTTGGTAGTAAAAGCCGTCACAGCCTGGGGGGAGCAGGTGTATCCCAATTTTAGTGTGGAGATCAAGCGCTTTACCGAAAAGGCCAATACCTTGGCTAAACAAGCCATGGCGATGCTGCTTTTCTACTACGAACGCATTCAGCCCGTTGCCGCCAATACTGATTTGGAGGGCCTTTTGAGTATGTTTGAGCATGACAGAACCCACTATTCAAAGATGGTGGCCTCATTGATGCCGGTGCTCAATATGCTCACCTCAAGTGAACTAGGTCCATTGCTATCACCGATTGCAAACGATGTGGATGACAGCCGGTTAATTACGGATTCTGGCCGTATTATCAACAATGCCCAAGTGGCGTATATCGGCTTGGATTCATTGACCGACGCCATGGTTGGCAGCGCCATTGGTTCGTTGCTTTTATCCGATCTCACCGCCGTGGCCGGTGACCGCTATAACTATGGTGTTGAAAATCGTCCCGTAAATATCTTCATCGATGAGGCTGCTGAAGTCGTCAACGATCCCTTCATTCAACTGCTCAACAAAGGCCGTGGCGCAAAAATGCGTTGTGTGATTGCTACTCAGACCTTTGCTGACTTTGCAGCTCGAACAGGCAGTGAAGCTAAGGCTCGCCAGGTGTTAGGTAACATCAACAACTTGATAGCCCTTCGGGTGATGGACGCCGAAACACAGCAGTACATTACCGACAATCTGCCTAAGACTCGGTTGCAGTACATCATGCAAACTCAAGGTATGTCGTCCAACTCGGACAGCCCCGCGTTGTTTACCGGCAATCATGGCGAACGCTTGATGGAGGAAGAAGGCGATATGTTTCCACCGCAGTTATTAGGCCAGCTTCCCAACCTGGAGTACATCGCCAAGCTTTCAGGTGGCCGCGTGATCAAAGGCCGCATTCCTATTTTAACCAGCTCTACACAGGCAGCATAA
- a CDS encoding conjugative transfer protein, producing the protein MHHSVCLKMTTLTSKEMLAQWQQHNPQFKETLRLLETDWPHALASVYCLADYLTDAFTLDGHSIFDLCLCNGLGSYEEVSCDDDSVRLWHFIEALTWTAASALTGIRLRDPDHFEWAAVDGVYFYSWIRNRPNRMGYLAEGRIDVRYVSGHTTTKRLQQVIKARILTPTVAAMLARVEEDVWHEQA; encoded by the coding sequence ATGCATCATTCTGTCTGTCTGAAAATGACAACACTTACCAGTAAAGAAATGCTCGCTCAGTGGCAGCAACATAACCCCCAGTTCAAGGAAACCTTAAGACTGCTTGAAACCGACTGGCCTCATGCTTTGGCCTCGGTGTATTGCTTGGCGGACTACTTAACGGATGCGTTCACGTTAGATGGCCATTCCATCTTTGATTTGTGTCTGTGTAATGGCTTGGGCAGTTATGAAGAAGTCAGTTGTGATGATGACAGTGTACGCCTGTGGCATTTCATTGAGGCACTGACCTGGACTGCCGCCAGTGCTTTAACGGGGATTCGCCTGCGTGATCCTGACCATTTCGAGTGGGCCGCCGTGGATGGTGTGTATTTCTACTCCTGGATTCGTAATCGTCCAAATCGAATGGGGTATCTGGCTGAAGGACGCATCGATGTGCGTTATGTCAGTGGCCATACGACGACAAAGCGGCTTCAACAAGTGATTAAAGCCCGGATTCTGACGCCAACCGTTGCAGCCATGCTGGCGCGAGTAGAAGAGGATGTTTGGCATGAGCAAGCATAA
- a CDS encoding DUF4400 domain-containing protein: MSKHKSVWLLCLALMLEIIAIGVLVPGDWTGRVINKEKQMIQNQLGAQTSYWIGQTSHGWYQSWIVDTQMEQSVRDFLIPTEEQRLRSKGMENMGGFWFVWVEDRIQAFFDVLYQVFTRFALLMVWLPFALILMLPALWDGLMTWKIKKTTFDFSSPIIHRYSMIILGSGVILLFMGLFAPLAIPPVVLPSLIIGLALMAGLALSHLQKKI; this comes from the coding sequence ATGAGCAAGCATAAGTCGGTTTGGCTGCTGTGTCTGGCACTGATGCTGGAGATTATTGCCATTGGCGTGTTAGTGCCCGGTGATTGGACTGGCCGGGTTATTAATAAAGAGAAGCAGATGATTCAAAACCAATTGGGCGCACAAACAAGCTATTGGATTGGTCAAACTAGCCATGGCTGGTATCAGTCATGGATTGTGGATACACAGATGGAGCAATCTGTGCGTGATTTTCTAATCCCCACTGAAGAGCAACGACTGCGCTCTAAAGGGATGGAGAACATGGGAGGCTTTTGGTTTGTGTGGGTAGAAGACCGTATTCAGGCATTTTTTGATGTGTTGTACCAAGTGTTCACTCGATTTGCTTTGCTGATGGTCTGGTTGCCCTTTGCGCTTATTCTCATGTTACCGGCGCTGTGGGACGGCTTGATGACCTGGAAGATTAAGAAGACAACCTTTGATTTTTCGAGCCCTATCATTCACCGCTACAGCATGATTATCCTGGGCTCAGGTGTCATTTTGCTGTTTATGGGATTGTTCGCCCCGCTGGCCATTCCTCCTGTGGTGTTACCGTCGCTGATCATCGGTTTGGCATTGATGGCGGGGTTGGCGTTAAGTCACTTGCAGAAGAAGATTTAG
- a CDS encoding helix-turn-helix domain-containing protein yields MNNEFFGEKLRLARLMAGITQQELGELVAVSRQFIHQLEAGVKPPAEDLLLALAEVLKVKSDFFFKKPQNDVKYEQCHFRKRKTTPVGLANRVLALGTIFELLVEIIEDHLELPVANFIDFEESDLSAEAIERAAEQCRINWGLGLDAPVTNMVRVLENNGAVITCFDGVSDKVDALSMNRKRPIIVRNNAKESCCRMRFDLAHECGHLVLHQGVETGCAKTEREADAFASAFLFPRKAFLKEFPQCVGPVRIRWEKIFALKLRWRVSARAIIYRANYLGLISSQQYRTANVYLNKSGQSKTEDLDDQIPMEQPELLSAAIDQLNEHLGISIFDIANDLGVSEQIVAQLTSYDLTKQINKSNVRNINF; encoded by the coding sequence ATGAATAACGAATTTTTTGGTGAAAAACTAAGACTGGCGAGATTGATGGCCGGAATTACTCAACAAGAACTTGGTGAGTTAGTTGCGGTCAGTCGTCAGTTTATACATCAGCTTGAAGCAGGTGTTAAACCACCTGCTGAAGACCTGCTTTTGGCATTGGCTGAAGTATTAAAAGTGAAAAGTGATTTCTTTTTTAAGAAACCACAAAATGATGTTAAGTATGAGCAATGCCACTTTCGCAAGCGCAAAACAACACCAGTTGGACTTGCAAATCGAGTTTTGGCTCTCGGCACCATTTTTGAACTATTAGTTGAGATTATTGAAGATCATCTTGAGTTGCCTGTTGCCAATTTTATTGATTTTGAAGAATCAGATCTGAGTGCGGAGGCTATCGAAAGAGCAGCGGAGCAATGTCGTATTAACTGGGGTCTGGGTTTGGATGCACCAGTTACAAACATGGTAAGAGTACTGGAGAATAATGGCGCTGTAATCACTTGCTTTGATGGTGTTTCAGATAAAGTTGATGCGTTATCAATGAATCGAAAAAGACCCATCATAGTAAGAAATAATGCGAAGGAAAGCTGCTGTAGAATGCGCTTTGATTTGGCGCATGAATGTGGCCATTTGGTTTTGCATCAAGGTGTAGAAACTGGGTGTGCTAAAACAGAAAGAGAAGCTGATGCTTTTGCAAGTGCGTTTCTTTTTCCACGTAAGGCTTTTCTGAAAGAGTTTCCTCAATGTGTGGGACCTGTTCGAATCAGGTGGGAGAAAATCTTTGCATTGAAACTTAGATGGCGTGTTAGTGCGAGAGCAATAATTTATCGAGCTAATTATCTTGGGTTAATTTCGTCGCAACAGTACAGAACCGCCAATGTTTATTTGAATAAATCGGGTCAATCGAAAACAGAAGACTTAGATGATCAAATACCAATGGAACAGCCAGAGCTTTTATCAGCTGCAATAGATCAGCTCAACGAGCATTTGGGTATTTCGATTTTTGATATTGCAAACGATTTAGGTGTTTCAGAGCAGATAGTTGCTCAGTTAACCAGTTACGATTTGACTAAGCAAATCAATAAGTCAAATGTCAGAAATATCAATTTCTAA
- the traL gene encoding type IV conjugative transfer system protein TraL translates to MEPVSIPSYIDDPPHFLLWSADEMAPILLGLVIGIFTGNALVLCLLGLVTTKLYRRFRDGRPDGFILHAIYWAGLLPTKAKTIPNPFIRSYLP, encoded by the coding sequence ATGGAACCTGTGAGTATTCCATCCTATATCGATGACCCGCCGCACTTCCTGCTTTGGAGTGCCGATGAGATGGCTCCCATTCTGTTGGGGCTAGTGATCGGCATTTTTACCGGTAATGCCTTGGTTTTATGCCTGTTGGGGTTGGTGACAACCAAGCTCTATCGGCGTTTTCGTGATGGTCGCCCAGATGGTTTTATTCTTCACGCCATCTACTGGGCTGGACTGTTGCCAACCAAAGCCAAGACGATCCCTAACCCATTTATCAGGAGCTATCTGCCGTGA
- a CDS encoding type IV conjugative transfer system protein TraE, whose translation MKFDVFLKSWQGTQLENRWQRFLIAVLVLSNLLLAVAAFSRNTVVAIQPPTLSETAEVSRNQATQPYLESWGLYLAELMGNVTPGNVSFIRVAIEPLLSPAVYQQVVDALEIQARQIREDRVTLKFQPRQVEYEYETGHVFVTGYSLVSGPSGDEQRQTRTYEFDIDIEQYRPKLNWMDTYEGQARTKRVREKLTQEHNRRVNDANQN comes from the coding sequence GTGAAGTTCGACGTGTTTTTAAAATCATGGCAAGGCACGCAATTAGAGAACCGATGGCAACGGTTTCTGATTGCAGTGCTGGTGCTATCTAACTTGCTGCTTGCGGTTGCGGCATTTTCTCGCAATACCGTAGTGGCCATTCAACCACCAACCTTGTCTGAAACGGCTGAAGTGTCACGAAACCAAGCCACTCAACCTTACCTTGAATCCTGGGGACTCTACCTGGCTGAGCTTATGGGCAACGTGACGCCGGGTAATGTGTCTTTCATCCGGGTTGCCATTGAGCCGCTACTTTCTCCAGCAGTGTACCAGCAAGTGGTCGATGCACTGGAGATTCAGGCAAGACAAATCCGCGAAGACCGGGTCACGCTCAAATTCCAACCAAGACAAGTGGAGTATGAGTATGAAACCGGCCATGTCTTTGTGACCGGTTATTCCTTGGTTTCTGGACCATCTGGAGATGAACAGCGCCAAACTCGCACCTATGAGTTTGACATCGATATTGAGCAATACCGTCCAAAACTTAACTGGATGGATACGTATGAGGGGCAAGCTAGAACGAAGCGAGTTCGTGAAAAGTTGACCCAAGAGCATAACCGGAGGGTGAATGATGCGAACCAAAATTAG